One genomic window of Conger conger chromosome 9, fConCon1.1, whole genome shotgun sequence includes the following:
- the LOC133136978 gene encoding zinc finger protein 629-like isoform X2 — MTNYTNFQTQITTIMELMAKTAIADITKLFDDSFSVLCLEISRSLQENEALKNKLQLVQHERRTMRKEEMARARESPVNTRSVGVQVIVEEQHRERVFGPECGFGRRRDGEPAGVEESANMDKVRTEPVLIKQERLEEGLRYSDRQPTPVEEEQVTQPTPVGDVKKPDTEPTPVGDPEELSEQHRCGHGDEELSGLEFVVKAEQEEEHVAQRLNQTGCEPSAGRLNNLGSEYVMYERDSQLWTSFTQEDSDIETDDPVCSNALEQYSQNMSIHTQLQDAPATMEVSGNTLSSFGASYVEEFDQMGEKPSACSEELRSEAIHTQQGQYRERLVHTVERENQTLLPQQQQHGPSVKHTRGSESPAQPHSGSQYETSSTLSTRVFNTGKKGKPNGPADFGKKPLICTYCGKSFDRYSHLTSHNRIHTGEKPYSCTQCGKCFSHKGNLVQHERLHSGYKPFGCAQCGKSFARGANLRAHHRSHTGERPYHCTLCGKSFARQRTLVAHQWIHTGAKPYNCN, encoded by the exons ATGACGAATTATACGAATTTTCAAACACAGATAACCACTATTATGGAACTCATGGCCAAGACAGCAATAGCAGATATTACGAAACTTTTTGACGACAGTTTCTCAGTTTTATGTTTGGAAATATCTCGGAGTTTACAGGAGAATGAAGCGCTGAAAAACAAGCTACAGTTGGTGCAGCATGAGCGGAGGACTATGCGGAAAGAGGAAATGGCACGAGCTCGTGAGAGTCCTGTCAACACACGATCTGTTGGAGTTCAAGTTATCG TGgaagagcagcacagagagagagtctttGGGCCGGAGTGCGGCTTCGGTCGGAGAAGAGATGGAGAACCTGCAGGTGTGGAAGAG TCTGCAAACATGGACAAAGTCAGGACTGAGCCAGTTCTCATCAAGCAGGAGAGACTGGAAGAGGGTTTGCGATACAGTGACCGACAGCCCACACCTGTAGAAGAGGAACAGGTAACACAGCCCACACCTGTAGGAGATGTGAAGAAACCGGACACAGAGCCCACACCTGTAGGAGACCCAGAGGAGCTGAGTGAGCAGCACAGGTGTGGACACGGTGATGAGGAGCTCAGTGGACTGGAGTTTGTGGTGAAGGCAGAGCAAGAGGAAGAGCATGTAGCCCAGAGACTCAATCAGACAGGATGTGAACCCAGTGCAGGAAGACTCAACAACCTGGGCTCTGAGTATGTAATGTATGAGAGAGACAGTCAGCTATGGACTTCCTTTACCCAAGAGGACAGTGACATAGAGACTGATGATCCAGTTTGTTCTAATGCTTTAGAGCAATACTCACAGAATATGTCaattcacacacagctacaaGATGCTCCTGCCACCATGGAAGTCTCTGGAAACACACTGTCCTCTTTTGGGGCTTCATATGTTGAGGAGTTTGATCAGATGGGTGAGAAGCCGTCTGCTTGCAGTGAGGAGCTCAGATCAGaggccattcacacacagcagggtcagtacagagagagacttgtgcacacagtggagagagagaatcagacaTTACTgccccagcagcagcaacatggaCCCTCAGTAAAACACACGAGAGGCAGTGAgagcccagcccagccacacTCAGGCTCTCAGTATGAGACCAGCTCTACTCTGAGTACCAGGGTTTTCAACACTGGGAAGAAGGGCAAGCCTAATGGACCAGCTGACTTTGGAAAGAAACCATTAATTTGCACGTACTGTGGGAAGAGTTTTGATCGATATAGTCATCTCACCTCACATAACCGAATTCACACTGGGGAGAAACCATACAGCTGTAcgcagtgtgggaagtgcttcAGTCACAAAGGTAATCTTGTGCAACATGAGAGGCTTCACAGCGGATATAAACCATTTGGTTGCGcgcagtgtgggaagagctttgcTCGGGGGGCTAACCTTAGAGCACATCACAGAAGTCATACAGGAGAGAGGCCCTATCACTGCACcctgtgtgggaagagttttgcTCGCCAGCGTACTCTTGTTGCGCACCAGTGGATTCACACAGGAGCGAAACCGTACAACTGTAACTAA